In Nitrospirota bacterium, a genomic segment contains:
- the tuf gene encoding elongation factor Tu produces MAKAKFERRKPHVNVGTIGHVDHGKTTLTSALTKVCSDRGMAKFVSYDEVAKASESQGRRDPTKILTIAISHVEYETEKRHYAHVDCPGHADYVKNMITGAAQMDGAILVVSAADGPMPQTREHILLARQVGVPYMVVFLNKADKVDDKELLDLVELEVRELLSKYEFPGDKIPIIQGSALKALEGDQGPLGVPAILKLLEAIDTYIPTPVRPIDKPFLMPIEDVFTISGRGTVVTGRCERGVVKVGDEVEIVGLRPTQKTVVTGVEMFRKVLDEGQAGDNIGVLLRGTKKEEVERGMVLAKPGSITPHTKFKAEVYVLTKEEGGRHTPFFNGYRPQFYFRTTDVTGVVQLNPGVEMVMPGDNVSITAELISPIAMDQGLRFAIREGGKTVGSGIVTEILA; encoded by the coding sequence ATGGCGAAGGCGAAATTTGAGCGGCGGAAGCCCCACGTCAATGTGGGGACGATCGGGCACGTGGACCACGGCAAGACGACGCTGACGTCGGCCTTGACGAAAGTCTGCAGCGACCGGGGCATGGCCAAGTTCGTCAGTTACGACGAAGTGGCCAAGGCCAGCGAGTCGCAGGGCCGGCGCGACCCGACGAAGATTTTGACGATCGCCATTTCGCACGTGGAGTACGAGACCGAGAAGCGCCACTATGCGCACGTGGACTGTCCGGGGCACGCCGACTACGTCAAGAACATGATCACCGGGGCGGCGCAGATGGACGGGGCGATTTTGGTGGTGAGCGCGGCGGACGGGCCGATGCCGCAGACGCGGGAACACATTCTGTTGGCGCGCCAGGTGGGGGTGCCCTACATGGTGGTGTTTTTGAACAAGGCGGACAAGGTGGACGACAAGGAGCTGTTGGACCTGGTGGAGCTGGAGGTGCGGGAGCTGTTGAGCAAGTATGAGTTTCCGGGGGACAAGATTCCGATCATTCAGGGCTCGGCGTTGAAGGCGTTGGAGGGGGATCAGGGGCCGCTGGGGGTGCCGGCGATCTTGAAGTTGTTGGAGGCCATCGACACGTACATTCCGACGCCGGTGCGGCCGATCGACAAGCCGTTTTTGATGCCGATCGAGGACGTGTTCACGATCAGCGGGCGGGGCACAGTGGTGACGGGCCGGTGCGAGCGAGGGGTGGTGAAGGTGGGCGACGAGGTGGAGATCGTGGGGCTGCGGCCGACACAAAAGACGGTGGTGACCGGGGTGGAGATGTTCCGCAAGGTGCTGGACGAGGGACAGGCGGGGGACAACATCGGGGTGCTGTTGCGGGGGACGAAGAAGGAAGAGGTGGAGCGGGGGATGGTGCTGGCGAAGCCGGGGAGCATCACACCGCACACGAAGTTCAAGGCCGAGGTGTATGTATTGACGAAGGAGGAGGGGGGGCGGCACACGCCGTTCTTCAACGGGTATCGGCCGCAGTTCTACTTCCGGACGACGGATGTGACGGGGGTGGTGCAGTTGAATCCGGGGGTGGAGATGGTGATGCCGGGGGACAATGTGAGCATCACGGCGGAGCTGATTTCGCCGATTGCGATGGATCAGGGGCTGCGGTTTGCGATCCGGGAGGGCGGCAAGACCGTCGGCTCGGGCATCGTCACCGAAATCCTGGCGTAA
- the fusA gene encoding elongation factor G, with translation MARPAPLEKTRNIGIMAHIDAGKTTTTERILFYTGLTHRMGEVHEGAATMDWMEQERERGITITSAATTCFWRDHRINIIDTPGHVDFTIEVERSLRVLDGAVAVFDSVQGVEPQSETVWRQADKYRVPRIAFMNKMDRIGADFYASVQSIIDRLGANPVPIQIPVGREAEFRGSVDLVSMKAYFYDDETLGAKYKIEEIPSDLVDLAKEYREKLIEAVAEFDEQVLEKYLNGHSLTEEEIRRATRAGTIAMKITPVLCGSAFKNKGVQQLLDGVVDYLPSPLDIPPVVGVDPATNKEVQRRASDSEPFSALAFKIMTDPFAGQLTYFRVYSGTVRTGVSVLNVTKGVKERIGRLLKMHANKREDIDAAYAGDIVAAVGLKSATTGDTLCDEKQPVLLEVMKFPEPVIAMAIEPKTKQDQEKLGFSLQKLAQEDPSFRVRTDEETGQTIIAGMGELHLEIIVDRLLREFKVEANVGKPEVAFRETIRRRAEAEAKYIKQTGGRGQYGHVVLAVEPSEPGAGFEFVNKIVGGAIPREYIPAVEKGVRERMETGVLAGYPMRDVRVTLLDGSYHEVDSNEMAFKIAASIGFQDACKKADPVLLEPIMKVEVLVPQEYMGDVIGNLNGRRGKIQGMKVRAGSQAIEAAVPLSEMFGYATDLRSRTQGRATYSMEFDRYEQVPKQIAEAIIAKYRGE, from the coding sequence TTGGCTAGACCGGCTCCATTAGAGAAAACGCGGAACATCGGCATCATGGCGCACATCGATGCCGGAAAGACGACGACGACGGAGCGGATCCTGTTTTATACGGGCCTGACGCACCGGATGGGTGAGGTCCACGAGGGCGCGGCCACGATGGACTGGATGGAGCAGGAGCGCGAGCGCGGCATTACCATCACGTCAGCCGCCACCACCTGCTTCTGGCGCGATCACCGCATCAACATCATTGATACGCCGGGGCATGTGGACTTTACGATCGAGGTCGAGCGGTCGCTCCGCGTGCTCGATGGGGCTGTGGCGGTGTTCGATTCGGTCCAGGGGGTCGAGCCGCAGTCCGAGACGGTGTGGCGGCAGGCGGACAAATATCGGGTTCCGCGGATCGCGTTCATGAACAAGATGGATCGCATCGGGGCCGACTTCTACGCCAGCGTTCAATCGATCATCGATCGCCTCGGCGCCAATCCGGTGCCGATTCAGATTCCGGTCGGGCGCGAAGCGGAGTTCCGTGGGTCCGTGGATTTGGTTTCGATGAAGGCCTATTTCTACGACGACGAGACTCTGGGGGCCAAATATAAGATCGAGGAAATCCCGTCCGATTTGGTCGATCTCGCCAAAGAATATCGCGAGAAGCTGATCGAGGCCGTCGCCGAGTTCGACGAGCAGGTGCTGGAAAAATATCTCAACGGCCATTCGCTGACCGAAGAAGAAATCCGCCGGGCGACCAGGGCGGGGACGATCGCGATGAAAATCACGCCGGTGCTGTGCGGCTCGGCGTTCAAGAACAAGGGCGTCCAGCAGCTCCTTGACGGCGTGGTCGATTACCTTCCTTCTCCGCTCGATATTCCGCCGGTGGTCGGAGTCGATCCTGCGACCAATAAAGAAGTGCAGAGACGCGCGAGCGACTCGGAGCCCTTTTCTGCACTGGCCTTCAAGATCATGACCGATCCCTTTGCCGGTCAGTTGACGTATTTCCGCGTCTATTCGGGAACGGTCAGGACGGGCGTATCCGTGCTGAACGTAACCAAGGGCGTAAAAGAGCGGATCGGCCGCCTCCTGAAGATGCACGCGAATAAGCGTGAGGACATCGATGCGGCCTATGCGGGCGACATCGTCGCCGCGGTCGGGCTCAAGAGCGCGACCACCGGGGATACGTTGTGCGATGAAAAGCAGCCGGTGTTGCTTGAGGTGATGAAGTTTCCCGAACCGGTGATCGCGATGGCTATCGAGCCGAAGACGAAACAGGATCAGGAAAAGCTCGGGTTCTCGCTGCAGAAGCTGGCACAGGAAGATCCGTCGTTCCGCGTGCGGACCGACGAGGAAACGGGTCAGACCATCATCGCCGGCATGGGCGAACTGCATTTGGAGATCATCGTCGATCGCCTGCTGCGCGAGTTCAAGGTCGAGGCTAACGTCGGGAAGCCGGAGGTGGCCTTCCGCGAGACGATCAGGCGGAGGGCGGAGGCGGAGGCGAAGTATATCAAGCAGACCGGTGGGCGCGGCCAATACGGGCATGTCGTATTGGCGGTCGAGCCTTCCGAGCCCGGCGCCGGCTTCGAATTCGTCAACAAGATCGTCGGCGGAGCCATTCCCAGGGAGTACATCCCGGCGGTGGAAAAGGGAGTCCGAGAGCGGATGGAGACGGGTGTGCTGGCCGGGTATCCGATGAGGGATGTCCGTGTCACCCTTCTGGACGGCTCCTATCACGAAGTCGACTCGAATGAAATGGCTTTTAAGATCGCCGCCTCGATAGGCTTTCAGGACGCGTGCAAGAAGGCGGACCCGGTGTTGCTGGAGCCGATTATGAAGGTCGAGGTCCTGGTTCCCCAGGAGTATATGGGCGACGTGATCGGCAACCTCAACGGGCGGCGGGGCAAGATCCAGGGCATGAAGGTGCGCGCCGGGTCTCAGGCGATCGAGGCGGCGGTCCCGCTCAGCGAAATGTTCGGGTACGCCACGGACTTGCGGTCGCGAACGCAAGGCCGTGCGACGTACAGTATGGAATTCGACCGATACGAACAGGTCCCAAAGCAAATCGCCGAAGCCATCATCGCCAAGTATCGAGGCGAATGA
- the rpsG gene encoding 30S ribosomal protein S7 gives MPRSPFHGHRETLPDTRYRDKLVGKFINMLMSRGKKSTAERICYGAFDLIQEKTGGDPLKVFRAAIDNVKPVVEVKSRRVGGASYQVPVEIRPVRRLSLALRWISEYSQARGGKSMAEKLAAELLDASNNTGASVKKREDVHRMAEANKAFAHYRW, from the coding sequence ATGCCCAGAAGTCCGTTTCATGGTCACAGGGAAACGCTGCCCGATACGCGGTACCGGGACAAGCTGGTCGGCAAATTCATCAATATGCTGATGTCGCGCGGCAAGAAGAGCACCGCGGAACGGATCTGCTACGGAGCGTTCGATCTGATCCAGGAGAAAACCGGCGGCGATCCCTTGAAGGTCTTTCGGGCGGCGATCGACAACGTCAAGCCGGTGGTGGAAGTTAAATCCCGCCGGGTCGGAGGGGCCTCGTACCAGGTTCCGGTCGAGATTCGCCCTGTCCGCAGGCTGTCGCTTGCGCTCAGGTGGATCTCCGAGTACTCCCAAGCGCGGGGCGGGAAGAGTATGGCGGAAAAACTTGCGGCTGAGCTCCTCGACGCCTCGAACAACACCGGCGCGTCGGTCAAGAAGCGGGAGGACGTGCATCGAATGGCTGAGGCGAACAAGGCCTTCGCCCACTATCGCTGGTAA
- the rpsL gene encoding 30S ribosomal protein S12 — MPTINQLVRKGRALAKGKTKSPALKACPQKRGVCLRVYTSTPKKPNSALRKVARVRLTNGMEVTTYIPGVGHNLQEHSIVLVRGGRVKDLPGVRYHIVRGALDAVGVADRKQGRSKYGAKRPK, encoded by the coding sequence ATGCCGACTATTAATCAACTTGTCCGCAAGGGAAGAGCGTTGGCAAAGGGCAAAACGAAAAGCCCTGCGCTCAAGGCATGCCCGCAAAAGCGCGGGGTCTGCCTCCGGGTGTATACCTCGACGCCGAAGAAGCCGAACTCGGCGCTTCGGAAAGTAGCCCGCGTCCGCCTGACGAACGGTATGGAGGTCACAACCTATATCCCCGGCGTCGGGCACAATTTGCAGGAGCACTCCATTGTGCTCGTCAGAGGCGGCCGGGTGAAGGATCTGCCGGGCGTGCGGTATCACATCGTGCGCGGAGCGCTCGACGCGGTCGGCGTCGCGGATCGAAAGCAAGGGCGGTCGAAGTACGGAGCGAAACGGCCCAAATGA
- the rpoC gene encoding DNA-directed RNA polymerase subunit beta', giving the protein MEGVYTLFEKPRDSVSFDSMRIRIASPEKIRSWSYGEVKKPETINYRSFKPEKDGLFCAKIFGPIKDWECNCGKYKRMKHRGIVCDKCGVEVIQSKVRRERMGHIELAAPVAHIWFLKGVPSRIGTLLDMSLKHLEKILYFESYVVVDPGTTNLSEKELLTEDRLRALQQEYGSGAFKAGIGAEAIRELLKKIDINALWDDLHVKAKTSTSAALKKKYAKRLKVIEAFRKSGNKPEWMIMDVIPVLPPELRPLVPLDGGRFATSDLNDLYRRVINRNNRLKRLIELKAPGVIIRNEMRMLQEAVDALFDNGRRGRAIRGPNKRPLKSLSDMLKGKQGRFRQNLLGKRVDYSGRTVIVVGPELRLHQCGLPKKMALELFKPFIFHKLEERGAATTIKSAKRLVEKERPEVWDVLDEVIREHPVLLNRAPTLHRLGIQAFDPVLVEGKAIRLHPLVCAAFNADFDGDQMAVHVPLSVEAQVEARVLMMSINNILSPANGRPIAVPSQDMVLGCYWLTKERIGAKGEGKIFGSPEEVRIAYDAGEVEEHARIKVRIAGSLVQTTVGRVILGEILPPSIPFTQANQLMTKKEMTKLIDAVYRQAGHRETVVFLDKIKDLGFHYATKAGVSICIDNMHIPTKKEDLISKAQREVNEIEKQYAEGLITNGERYNKVIDIWAHVTEQVAGEMMKELGGGGDPGKPESFNPIFMMADSGARGSSQQIRQLGGMRGLMAKPSGEIIETPITANFREGLTVLQYFISTHGARKGLADTALKTANSGYLTRRLVDIAQDVIVSEEDCGTNDGITVTALVEGGEIIQPIEERILGRLAADDIRDPVTGEIIVKFNEEIDEERTRSIVEAGVDRVKIRSVLTCQSRRGVCRRCYGRDLARGRLVEKGEPVGVIAAQSIGEPGTQLTMRTFHIGGTASKVVEQTVLEAKHAGVMKFMSFDAKKNADVHNAGIAVRNKEGEWVVMNRNAKIAIVDETGREREKYPVVYGAKIKVKDGDRVEVGQKLVEWDPYSLLILTEVGGRVAYGDIVEGVTMKEEFDEVTGLSRKVVIEHTGATLRPRISIKDDSGKTAKTSGATTAARYLLPVGAHILVEKGAMVHPGDVLAKIPRETTKTKDITGGLPRVAELFEARKPKEQAVISEIDGEVSYGGFVKGMRKVIVDNKMGDVKEYFIPKGKHVNVHEGDWVRAGEPLMDGSANPHDILDVLGPKELQKYLVDEVQDVYRLQGVSINDKHIEIIVRQMLRKVRIEDPGDTEFLPGSQVSKWVFEEENERILAKGGKPALGKPVLLGITKAALTTDSFISAASFQETTRVLTEAAINGREDNLLGLKENVIVGRLIPAGTGFEEYRDTFVISAKPEAQLPSAAEEPVAIGQEGAGSAPTDAARS; this is encoded by the coding sequence TTGGAAGGCGTGTACACCCTGTTCGAAAAGCCGCGCGACTCCGTTTCCTTTGACTCGATGCGGATCCGTATCGCTTCGCCCGAAAAGATTCGGTCGTGGTCCTACGGAGAAGTGAAGAAGCCGGAGACCATCAATTACCGGTCGTTCAAACCTGAAAAAGACGGGTTGTTCTGCGCCAAGATCTTCGGGCCCATCAAGGACTGGGAATGCAACTGCGGCAAGTACAAGCGGATGAAGCACCGCGGCATCGTCTGCGACAAGTGCGGCGTCGAGGTGATCCAGTCCAAAGTCCGCCGCGAACGGATGGGGCACATCGAGTTGGCCGCGCCGGTTGCGCATATCTGGTTCCTCAAGGGCGTGCCCAGCCGGATCGGCACACTTTTGGACATGAGCCTCAAGCATCTCGAAAAAATCCTCTACTTCGAGAGCTATGTGGTCGTCGATCCGGGAACGACCAACCTGAGCGAGAAGGAACTCCTGACCGAAGACAGGCTGCGCGCGCTTCAGCAGGAATACGGATCCGGCGCCTTCAAAGCCGGAATCGGCGCCGAGGCGATCCGGGAGCTGCTGAAGAAGATCGACATTAATGCGTTGTGGGACGACCTCCATGTGAAAGCCAAGACCTCGACCTCAGCCGCTCTAAAGAAGAAATACGCGAAGCGGCTCAAGGTGATCGAGGCCTTCCGGAAATCGGGCAACAAGCCCGAGTGGATGATCATGGACGTGATCCCCGTTCTTCCGCCCGAGCTGCGGCCGCTGGTGCCACTGGACGGCGGACGCTTCGCCACGTCCGATCTGAACGACCTGTACCGGCGCGTGATCAACCGGAACAACCGGCTGAAGCGGCTGATCGAGCTCAAAGCGCCCGGCGTGATCATCCGCAACGAGATGCGGATGCTCCAGGAGGCCGTCGATGCGCTGTTTGACAACGGCCGGCGCGGGCGCGCGATCCGCGGCCCCAACAAGCGGCCGTTGAAGTCGCTCAGCGACATGCTGAAAGGCAAGCAAGGGAGGTTCCGCCAGAACCTGCTCGGGAAGCGTGTCGATTATTCCGGTCGGACGGTGATCGTGGTGGGGCCGGAACTGCGGCTGCACCAGTGCGGGCTGCCCAAGAAAATGGCTCTGGAGCTGTTCAAGCCGTTCATCTTCCACAAGCTGGAGGAGCGGGGCGCCGCGACCACCATCAAGAGCGCCAAGCGCCTGGTCGAGAAGGAACGGCCTGAAGTGTGGGACGTGCTCGACGAGGTGATTCGGGAACACCCGGTTCTGCTGAACCGCGCGCCGACGCTGCACCGGCTGGGCATCCAGGCGTTCGATCCCGTGCTGGTCGAAGGCAAGGCCATCCGGCTGCACCCGCTGGTCTGTGCGGCCTTCAACGCGGACTTCGACGGCGACCAAATGGCGGTCCATGTGCCGCTTTCGGTGGAGGCGCAGGTCGAAGCGCGCGTGCTCATGATGTCGATCAACAACATCCTCTCGCCCGCCAACGGGAGGCCGATTGCGGTGCCGTCTCAGGACATGGTGCTCGGCTGCTACTGGCTGACCAAAGAGCGGATCGGCGCCAAGGGCGAAGGGAAGATCTTTGGTTCGCCCGAGGAAGTCCGTATCGCGTACGACGCCGGGGAGGTCGAAGAACATGCGCGGATCAAGGTGCGGATCGCAGGCTCCCTCGTGCAGACGACCGTCGGTCGCGTGATCCTGGGCGAGATCCTGCCGCCGTCCATTCCGTTTACGCAGGCCAACCAGTTGATGACCAAGAAGGAGATGACCAAGCTGATCGACGCGGTGTACCGCCAGGCCGGCCATCGCGAGACGGTCGTATTCTTGGACAAGATCAAGGACTTGGGATTCCACTACGCTACGAAAGCCGGAGTGTCGATCTGCATCGACAACATGCACATCCCGACCAAGAAAGAAGACTTGATCAGTAAAGCCCAGCGCGAAGTGAACGAGATCGAAAAGCAGTACGCGGAAGGGCTTATCACCAACGGCGAGCGGTACAACAAAGTCATCGACATCTGGGCGCATGTCACCGAGCAGGTCGCTGGCGAAATGATGAAGGAGTTGGGCGGCGGCGGCGATCCGGGCAAGCCCGAGTCCTTCAATCCGATTTTCATGATGGCGGATTCGGGGGCGCGAGGCAGTTCCCAGCAGATCCGGCAGTTGGGCGGCATGCGCGGTTTGATGGCGAAGCCGTCCGGTGAAATCATTGAAACGCCCATCACCGCCAACTTCCGCGAAGGTCTGACGGTGCTGCAGTACTTCATTTCGACTCACGGAGCCAGAAAGGGATTGGCGGACACCGCCTTGAAGACCGCCAACTCCGGATACCTCACGCGCCGACTCGTGGATATCGCACAGGATGTGATCGTCAGCGAAGAGGATTGCGGGACGAACGACGGCATCACGGTGACGGCGCTGGTCGAGGGCGGCGAAATCATCCAACCCATCGAGGAGCGCATCCTCGGGCGGTTGGCCGCGGACGATATCCGCGATCCGGTCACCGGCGAGATCATCGTGAAGTTCAACGAGGAAATCGACGAGGAGCGGACCAGGAGCATCGTCGAGGCTGGCGTGGATCGCGTGAAGATCCGCTCGGTGCTCACGTGTCAATCGCGACGCGGCGTCTGCCGGCGATGCTACGGCCGGGACCTGGCCCGCGGCCGATTGGTCGAGAAGGGCGAGCCGGTCGGTGTGATCGCGGCGCAGTCCATCGGCGAGCCGGGCACGCAGTTGACGATGAGAACCTTCCATATCGGCGGAACCGCGAGCAAAGTGGTGGAGCAGACGGTGCTCGAGGCCAAGCACGCCGGCGTGATGAAATTCATGAGCTTCGATGCGAAGAAGAACGCAGATGTGCACAACGCCGGTATCGCCGTCCGGAACAAGGAGGGCGAGTGGGTGGTGATGAACCGCAACGCGAAGATCGCGATCGTCGATGAGACGGGGCGCGAGCGCGAGAAGTATCCCGTGGTGTACGGCGCCAAGATCAAGGTCAAAGACGGCGACCGGGTCGAAGTGGGGCAGAAGCTCGTCGAGTGGGACCCATATTCGTTGCTCATTCTGACCGAGGTCGGCGGCCGGGTGGCTTATGGCGACATCGTCGAAGGCGTCACCATGAAAGAGGAGTTCGACGAAGTCACCGGCCTTTCCCGCAAAGTGGTCATCGAACACACCGGCGCCACGCTTCGACCGCGCATCTCCATCAAGGATGACAGCGGGAAAACGGCGAAGACCTCAGGCGCGACGACGGCCGCCCGCTATCTGCTTCCGGTCGGAGCGCACATCCTGGTGGAGAAGGGGGCGATGGTGCATCCCGGCGATGTCCTGGCCAAGATTCCGCGCGAGACGACCAAGACCAAGGACATCACCGGGGGCTTGCCGCGCGTGGCGGAGCTGTTCGAGGCGAGGAAGCCGAAGGAACAAGCCGTCATCAGCGAGATCGACGGAGAAGTGTCCTACGGCGGCTTTGTGAAGGGGATGCGCAAGGTCATCGTGGACAACAAGATGGGCGACGTGAAGGAATATTTCATCCCCAAGGGCAAGCATGTGAACGTGCACGAGGGCGATTGGGTCCGCGCCGGAGAGCCGTTGATGGACGGATCGGCCAACCCGCACGACATTCTAGACGTGCTGGGACCGAAGGAGTTGCAGAAATATCTGGTCGATGAAGTGCAGGACGTCTATCGGCTGCAGGGCGTGTCCATCAACGACAAGCACATCGAGATTATCGTCCGGCAGATGCTCCGCAAGGTCCGGATCGAAGATCCGGGAGACACGGAGTTCCTGCCCGGCAGCCAAGTCAGCAAATGGGTTTTTGAAGAAGAGAATGAACGGATTCTGGCGAAAGGCGGCAAGCCGGCGCTCGGCAAGCCGGTGCTGCTCGGGATCACGAAGGCGGCGCTCACGACCGACAGCTTTATTTCGGCCGCGTCCTTCCAGGAAACGACCCGAGTGCTGACCGAAGCGGCGATCAACGGGCGCGAAGACAATCTGCTGGGTCTCAAAGAGAACGTGATCGTGGGGCGGCTGATCCCAGCGGGAACCGGGTTCGAAGAATATCGCGACACGTTCGTCATCAGCGCCAAGCCTGAAGCGCAACTTCCGAGCGCGGCGGAAGAGCCGGTGGCGATCGGGCAGGAGGGCGCCGGGTCGGCGCCAACGGATGCGGCGCGTTCGTAA